The proteins below come from a single Streptococcus hyointestinalis genomic window:
- a CDS encoding putative DNA-binding protein yields the protein MEIEKTNRMNALFEFYAALLTDKQMNYIELYYADDYSLAEIAEEFDVSRQAVYDNIKRTEKILETYEMKLHMYSDYIVRSQIFDEILEKYPKDSYLQEKIQLLSSIDNRD from the coding sequence ATGGAAATTGAAAAAACCAATCGTATGAATGCGCTTTTTGAGTTTTACGCAGCGCTATTGACTGACAAACAGATGAACTACATCGAGCTTTACTATGCGGATGACTATAGTTTGGCTGAGATTGCTGAGGAGTTTGATGTGAGCCGTCAGGCGGTTTATGACAATATCAAACGCACCGAGAAGATTTTAGAAACTTATGAGATGAAACTGCACATGTATTCGGATTATATCGTGCGCAGTCAGATATTTGACGAGATTTTAGAGAAATATCCAAAAGACAGCTATCTACAAGAGAAAATCCAGCTACTAAGCAGTATTGATAATAGAGATTAG
- the xerS gene encoding tyrosine recombinase XerS — translation MRRELLLEKIDELKAVMPWYVLDYYQSKLTVPYSFTTLYEYLKEYRRFFEWLIDSDIAHCQKIADIELETLEHLSKKDMEAFILYLRERPLLNSNTTKQGVSQTTINRTLSALSSLFKYLTEEVENDEGEPYFYRNVMKKVSTKKKKETLAARAENIKQKLFLGDETQAFLDYIEQDYATKLSKRALSFFTKNKERDLAVIALLLASGIRLSEAVNLDVKDLNLNMMVIEVTRKGGKRDAVNVASFAKPYLEQYLAIRKARYKAEKTDTALFLSEYRGKPNRIDASSIEKLVAKYSQGFKVRVTPHKLRHTLATRLYDSTKSQVLVSHQLGHASTQVTDLYTHIVNDEQKNALDKL, via the coding sequence ATGCGACGTGAATTATTACTAGAAAAAATTGATGAGCTCAAGGCGGTTATGCCTTGGTACGTGCTGGATTATTATCAGTCCAAATTGACCGTTCCTTACAGTTTTACGACGCTTTACGAATACCTCAAGGAATATCGTCGTTTTTTTGAATGGCTGATTGACTCTGACATTGCGCATTGCCAAAAAATCGCTGATATTGAGCTTGAAACTCTGGAACATCTTTCCAAAAAAGACATGGAGGCTTTCATTTTGTATCTGCGTGAGCGTCCTCTGCTTAACAGCAATACGACTAAGCAGGGCGTCTCTCAAACAACGATAAACAGGACCTTATCCGCACTTTCTAGCCTTTTTAAGTATCTGACCGAGGAGGTGGAAAATGATGAGGGTGAGCCCTATTTTTACCGTAATGTCATGAAGAAAGTGTCCACCAAGAAGAAAAAAGAAACCTTGGCAGCTCGAGCTGAAAATATCAAGCAAAAGCTCTTTTTGGGCGATGAGACACAGGCGTTTTTAGACTATATTGAGCAGGATTATGCGACCAAGTTGTCAAAACGTGCCCTCTCCTTCTTCACCAAAAATAAAGAACGTGATTTAGCCGTTATCGCACTTCTTTTGGCATCTGGCATTCGTCTGTCTGAAGCGGTTAATCTCGATGTCAAAGACCTCAATCTCAATATGATGGTCATCGAAGTCACCCGAAAAGGGGGCAAACGGGACGCTGTCAACGTCGCTAGCTTTGCAAAGCCCTATTTGGAGCAATATCTAGCCATCCGAAAGGCACGTTACAAGGCTGAAAAGACGGATACTGCCCTCTTTTTATCAGAATACCGTGGCAAGCCTAATCGTATCGACGCTTCTTCTATCGAAAAGCTGGTTGCCAAATATTCGCAAGGCTTCAAGGTTCGGGTCACACCGCACAAGCTTCGTCACACTCTAGCGACAAGGCTCTATGACAGCACCAAGTCACAAGTATTGGTCAGTCATCAGCTGGGGCATGCTTCGACGCAAGTCACTGACCTCTACACCCACATCGTCAACGACGAGCAGAAAAATGCTCTAGATAAACTGTAA
- the ffh gene encoding signal recognition particle protein, whose translation MAFESLTERLQGVFKNIRGKKKLSEKEVQEVTKEIRLALLEADVALPVVKTFIKRVRERAVGHEIIDTLDPTQQIVKIVNEELTEILGSETAELEKSPKIPTIIMMVGLQGAGKTTFAGKLANKLIKEEKARPLMIAADIYRPAAIDQLKTLGQQINVPVFDMGTEQPAVEIVRQGLAQARENRNDYVIIDTAGRLQIDEKLMQELRDVKALAQPNEILLVIDSMIGQEAANVADEFNKQLDITGVVLTKIDGDTRGGAALSVREITGKPIKFTGTGEKITDIETFHPDRMSSRILGMGDLLTLIEKASAEYDEQKSMELAEKMRENTFDFNDFIEQLDQVQNMGPMEDLLKMIPGMANNPALKNIKVDERDIARKRAIVSSMTPEERENPDLLNPSRRRRIAAGSGNSFVDVNKFIKDFNQAKQMMQGVMSGDMDKMMKQMGINPNNLPKNMPNNMDMAALDGMMGQGMPDMSALGGNMDMSQMFGGGLKGKVGEFATKQAMKRMAKKMKKAKKKRK comes from the coding sequence ATGGCATTTGAAAGTTTAACCGAACGCTTACAAGGCGTCTTTAAAAATATCCGTGGCAAAAAGAAACTATCGGAAAAAGAGGTCCAAGAAGTCACCAAGGAAATCCGTCTCGCCCTTCTTGAAGCCGACGTTGCCCTACCTGTTGTGAAAACCTTTATCAAGCGTGTTCGTGAACGTGCGGTTGGTCACGAAATCATCGACACACTTGATCCGACCCAACAGATCGTCAAAATCGTCAATGAAGAATTGACGGAAATCCTTGGTTCTGAGACTGCCGAGCTTGAAAAATCACCTAAAATTCCAACCATTATCATGATGGTAGGTCTACAAGGTGCTGGTAAAACCACCTTTGCGGGTAAATTAGCCAATAAACTCATCAAAGAAGAAAAAGCACGCCCCCTCATGATTGCTGCGGATATTTACCGTCCAGCAGCCATTGACCAATTGAAAACACTTGGTCAGCAAATCAACGTGCCTGTCTTTGATATGGGAACGGAACAGCCTGCCGTTGAGATTGTCCGTCAAGGTCTAGCACAGGCTCGTGAAAATCGTAACGACTACGTCATCATCGATACGGCTGGTCGTCTGCAAATCGATGAAAAACTCATGCAGGAATTGCGTGACGTCAAGGCTCTAGCTCAGCCAAATGAGATTTTGCTGGTGATTGACAGTATGATTGGTCAAGAGGCAGCAAATGTCGCTGATGAATTTAACAAGCAGCTGGATATTACAGGGGTCGTCCTCACCAAGATTGACGGGGATACACGTGGTGGTGCCGCTCTGTCTGTCCGTGAAATCACAGGTAAACCGATTAAATTTACAGGGACTGGTGAGAAAATTACAGATATTGAGACCTTCCACCCTGACCGCATGTCTAGCCGTATCCTTGGCATGGGGGACTTGTTGACCCTCATTGAAAAGGCTTCCGCTGAATACGATGAACAAAAATCAATGGAACTGGCTGAAAAAATGCGTGAAAACACCTTTGATTTCAATGATTTCATCGAACAGCTCGACCAAGTACAAAACATGGGACCTATGGAAGATTTGCTCAAGATGATTCCTGGAATGGCAAACAATCCTGCACTGAAAAATATCAAGGTGGATGAGCGAGATATTGCCAGAAAACGTGCAATTGTGTCCTCTATGACGCCTGAAGAACGTGAAAATCCTGACCTTCTAAACCCAAGCCGCCGCCGTCGTATCGCAGCAGGTTCTGGAAATAGCTTTGTCGATGTCAATAAATTTATCAAAGATTTTAACCAAGCTAAGCAGATGATGCAAGGGGTCATGTCTGGTGATATGGACAAGATGATGAAACAAATGGGCATCAATCCAAACAATCTCCCTAAAAACATGCCCAATAACATGGATATGGCAGCCTTAGATGGCATGATGGGTCAAGGCATGCCAGACATGTCAGCGCTTGGCGGCAATATGGATATGAGCCAAATGTTTGGTGGCGGACTCAAAGGTAAAGTTGGCGAGTTTGCAACCAAACAAGCCATGAAACGCATGGCTAAGAAGATGAAGAAGGCTAAGAAAAAACGCAAATAA
- the topA gene encoding type I DNA topoisomerase, whose translation MATATKTTKTKTTTKRKKKTTTKKNLVIVESPAKAKTIEKYLGRNYRVVASVGHIRDLKKSSMSIDFDNNYEPQYINIRGKGPLINDLKKEAKKAKNVFLASDPDREGEAISWHLAHILDLDPKAKNRVVFNEITKDAVKNAFVDPREIDMNLVDAQQARRVLDRIVGYSISPILWKKVKKGLSAGRVQSVALKLIIDRENEIKAFKPEEYWTIDGTFKKGTRKFNASFYGLDGKKHKLQTNDDVKEVLARIKGDDFNVDKVEKKERRRNAPLPYTTSSLQQDAANKINFRTRKTMMVAQQLYEGISLGKSGTQGLITYMRTDSTRISPVAQNDAANFITERFGEKYSKHGSRVKNSASAQDAHEAIRPSNVQQTPESIAKYLDKDQLKLYTLIWNRFVASQMTAAVFDTMKVTLSQNGVIFTANGSQVKFDGYLAVYNDSDKNKMLPDMKEGDTVKKVTTQPEQHFTQPPARYSEATLIKTLEENGVGRPSTYAPTLETIQKRYYVTLSAKRFEPTELGEIVNSLIVEFFPDIVDVAFTAEMETKLDEVELGKEQWQKVIDRFYKPFEKELEKAESEMEKIQIKDEPAGFDCDVCGSPMVIKLGRYGKFYACSNFPECHNTKAITKEIGVTCPLCHKGQVIERKTKRNRIFYGCDRYPECEFTSWDKPVGRDCPKSGDFLVEKKVRGGGKQVICSNEKCDYKEEVVK comes from the coding sequence ATGGCAACAGCAACCAAAACGACAAAAACAAAGACAACAACGAAACGTAAGAAAAAAACAACAACGAAAAAAAATCTGGTCATCGTCGAATCCCCTGCAAAGGCAAAAACGATTGAAAAGTATCTCGGGCGCAACTACCGAGTTGTCGCCTCCGTTGGGCATATCCGTGACTTGAAAAAGTCTAGCATGTCTATTGACTTTGATAATAACTATGAACCGCAGTACATCAACATCCGTGGTAAGGGTCCTTTGATTAACGACTTGAAAAAAGAAGCGAAAAAAGCTAAAAATGTCTTTCTCGCAAGTGACCCGGACCGTGAAGGAGAAGCGATTTCATGGCATTTGGCACACATCCTAGACCTTGACCCTAAGGCAAAAAACCGTGTGGTCTTTAACGAGATTACCAAGGACGCTGTCAAAAATGCCTTTGTCGATCCACGTGAGATTGACATGAACTTGGTGGATGCTCAGCAGGCAAGACGTGTGCTTGACCGCATTGTGGGCTATTCTATTTCGCCTATTCTATGGAAAAAGGTCAAAAAAGGACTCTCTGCTGGACGTGTGCAGTCTGTCGCACTCAAGCTCATCATTGACCGTGAAAACGAGATTAAAGCCTTTAAGCCAGAGGAGTATTGGACGATTGATGGCACCTTTAAAAAAGGCACACGCAAGTTCAACGCCAGCTTTTACGGTTTAGATGGCAAAAAGCACAAGCTCCAAACCAACGATGATGTCAAAGAAGTCCTCGCTCGTATTAAAGGCGATGATTTCAATGTTGATAAGGTGGAGAAAAAGGAGCGTCGCAGAAATGCACCCCTGCCTTACACCACCTCATCGCTCCAGCAGGATGCGGCAAATAAAATCAACTTTAGAACCAGAAAGACCATGATGGTCGCTCAGCAGCTCTACGAAGGGATTAGCCTTGGTAAGAGCGGTACACAAGGTCTTATCACCTATATGCGTACCGACTCGACACGTATCAGCCCTGTAGCGCAAAACGACGCTGCGAACTTTATCACAGAGCGCTTTGGGGAGAAATACTCCAAGCACGGTAGCCGTGTGAAAAATAGCGCTAGCGCCCAAGATGCGCACGAAGCTATCCGCCCATCAAATGTCCAGCAGACACCTGAGTCTATTGCTAAGTATTTAGACAAAGACCAGCTTAAACTCTACACCTTGATTTGGAACCGCTTTGTCGCTAGTCAAATGACAGCTGCTGTCTTTGACACCATGAAAGTGACCTTGTCTCAAAATGGCGTTATCTTCACAGCAAACGGTAGTCAGGTCAAGTTTGATGGTTATCTTGCTGTCTACAACGACTCCGATAAAAACAAAATGCTACCTGACATGAAAGAGGGTGACACTGTCAAGAAAGTCACCACTCAGCCAGAGCAGCATTTCACCCAGCCTCCAGCTAGATACTCAGAAGCGACGTTGATTAAGACGCTGGAAGAAAATGGTGTGGGGCGTCCGTCCACCTATGCACCAACCCTTGAGACCATCCAGAAGCGCTATTATGTCACCTTGTCTGCGAAGCGCTTTGAGCCGACAGAGCTTGGTGAGATTGTCAATAGCTTGATTGTCGAGTTCTTCCCAGATATTGTCGATGTGGCATTTACGGCGGAGATGGAGACTAAGCTGGATGAGGTCGAGCTTGGCAAAGAGCAGTGGCAAAAGGTCATTGACCGCTTTTACAAACCTTTTGAAAAAGAACTTGAAAAAGCAGAAAGTGAGATGGAGAAAATCCAAATCAAGGATGAGCCTGCGGGATTTGACTGTGACGTCTGCGGCTCACCGATGGTTATCAAGCTAGGACGCTACGGCAAATTCTACGCTTGTAGCAACTTTCCAGAATGCCACAACACCAAAGCTATCACCAAAGAAATCGGCGTGACTTGTCCGCTGTGTCACAAAGGACAAGTCATCGAGCGCAAAACTAAGCGCAATCGTATCTTCTATGGCTGTGATCGCTACCCAGAGTGCGAGTTCACCTCTTGGGACAAACCTGTCGGACGTGACTGTCCAAAATCTGGCGACTTCCTCGTCGAGAAAAAAGTCCGTGGCGGTGGCAAACAAGTCATCTGCTCAAACGAAAAGTGCGATTATAAGGAAGAGGTTGTGAAATAA
- the guaA gene encoding glutamine-hydrolyzing GMP synthase, whose protein sequence is MIDNAKQLNDVQKIIVLDYGSQYNQLIARRIREFGVFSELKSHKISAQEVKDINPIGIVLSGGPNSVYADNAFGIDPEIFELGIPILGICYGMQLLTSKLGGKVVPASEAGNSEYGQSTLRVKTDSKLFKGTPKEQTVLMSHGDAVTEIPESFHLVGDSVDCPYAAIENSEKRIYGIQFHPEVRHSEFGNDILHNFAFDICGAKGDWSMENFIDMQIAAIRQKVGDRKVLLGLSGGVDSSVVGVLLQRAIGDQLTCIFVDHGLLRKGEGDQVMNMLGGKFGLNIIRVDASKRFLDLLAGVDDPEKKRKIIGNEFVYVFDDEASKLKGVDFLAQGTLYTDVIESGTETAQTIKSHHNVGGLPEDMQFELIEPLNTLFKDEVRALGTALGMPDEVVWRQPFPGPGLAIRVMGDITPEKLETVRESDAILREEIAKAGLERDIWQYFTVNTGVRSVGVMGDGRTYDYTIAVRAITSIDGMTADFARIPWDVLQKISVRIVNEVDHVNRVVYDITSKPPATVEWE, encoded by the coding sequence ATGATTGATAATGCGAAACAATTGAATGATGTGCAAAAAATCATCGTTCTGGACTACGGTAGCCAGTACAATCAGCTGATTGCTCGCCGTATTCGTGAGTTTGGAGTATTCTCAGAGCTAAAGAGCCACAAGATTTCTGCTCAAGAAGTCAAAGACATCAACCCAATTGGGATTGTCCTATCTGGAGGACCAAACTCTGTTTATGCGGACAATGCTTTTGGGATTGACCCAGAGATTTTTGAGCTTGGTATTCCAATTCTTGGGATTTGCTACGGCATGCAGCTATTGACCAGCAAATTAGGCGGAAAAGTTGTCCCTGCCTCTGAAGCGGGTAATAGCGAGTACGGTCAGTCTACCCTGCGTGTCAAAACGGACTCTAAGCTTTTCAAAGGAACACCTAAAGAGCAAACTGTTTTGATGAGCCACGGAGACGCCGTTACAGAGATTCCTGAGTCATTCCATCTCGTTGGGGATTCTGTTGATTGTCCGTATGCTGCTATCGAGAACAGCGAAAAGCGTATCTACGGCATTCAGTTCCACCCAGAAGTGCGTCATTCAGAGTTTGGTAATGATATCTTGCATAACTTTGCCTTTGACATCTGTGGAGCAAAAGGTGATTGGTCAATGGAGAACTTCATTGACATGCAAATCGCTGCTATTCGCCAAAAAGTAGGTGATCGTAAGGTACTTCTAGGCTTGTCTGGTGGGGTTGACTCGTCTGTTGTTGGTGTGCTCTTGCAGCGTGCTATCGGTGACCAGCTGACCTGTATCTTTGTTGACCACGGGCTTCTTCGTAAAGGCGAAGGCGACCAAGTCATGAACATGCTTGGTGGAAAATTTGGGCTAAACATTATCCGTGTGGACGCTTCAAAACGTTTCCTAGATTTGCTTGCTGGCGTTGATGATCCTGAAAAGAAACGTAAAATCATCGGAAACGAGTTTGTCTATGTCTTCGACGACGAGGCAAGCAAACTTAAAGGCGTTGATTTCCTAGCGCAAGGAACGCTCTACACTGACGTTATCGAGTCTGGGACAGAAACAGCGCAAACCATCAAGTCTCACCACAACGTTGGTGGGCTACCAGAGGACATGCAGTTTGAGCTTATTGAGCCGCTTAATACCCTCTTTAAAGACGAAGTACGTGCTTTAGGGACAGCGCTTGGTATGCCTGATGAGGTCGTTTGGCGCCAGCCATTCCCAGGTCCAGGACTTGCTATCCGCGTCATGGGTGACATCACTCCTGAAAAGCTCGAGACTGTCCGTGAGTCAGACGCCATCTTGCGGGAAGAAATCGCAAAAGCTGGACTTGAGCGTGATATTTGGCAATATTTCACTGTCAATACTGGCGTGCGTTCTGTCGGTGTTATGGGAGATGGTCGTACTTATGATTACACCATCGCCGTTCGTGCCATCACTTCTATCGACGGTATGACTGCTGACTTTGCTCGTATTCCTTGGGACGTTCTTCAAAAGATTTCCGTTCGTATCGTCAATGAAGTAGACCACGTCAATCGCGTCGTCTATGACATCACCAGCAAACCACCAGCAACCGTTGAGTGGGAATAA
- the dprA gene encoding DNA-processing protein DprA, translating into MNNFELFKLKKAGLTNLNIINILDYQERVGKSLSLRDMAVVSKCKNPVAFIENYRALDSKTLREQFSRFPSISILDKEYPLALKEIYNSPVLLFYQGNLDLLEKPKIAVVGARKASTVGVKSVQKIIQELNNRFVIVSGLARGIDTSAHMASIKNGGATIAIIGCGLDVYYPKENQKLQDYLAKNHLILSEYEAGSQPLKYHFPERNRIIAGLCQGLIVCEARIRSGSLITCERALEEGRDVFAIPGNILDGVSDGCHHLIQEGAKCITSGSDVLLEYPFA; encoded by the coding sequence ATGAATAATTTTGAACTGTTTAAACTGAAAAAAGCGGGGCTGACCAATCTCAATATCATCAACATCCTTGATTATCAAGAGCGGGTCGGCAAGTCGCTTAGCCTACGGGATATGGCGGTCGTCTCAAAGTGTAAAAATCCTGTGGCTTTCATCGAAAACTACCGCGCGCTTGACAGCAAAACATTGCGTGAGCAGTTTAGCCGCTTTCCGTCCATCTCGATTTTGGACAAGGAATATCCCTTAGCCTTAAAAGAAATCTACAACTCACCTGTTTTGCTCTTTTATCAGGGCAATCTGGATTTGCTCGAAAAACCTAAAATCGCGGTGGTTGGCGCTAGAAAGGCAAGTACAGTAGGTGTCAAATCCGTGCAAAAAATTATCCAAGAACTCAATAATCGCTTTGTCATTGTCAGTGGTTTGGCACGTGGGATTGACACCAGCGCTCACATGGCAAGTATCAAAAATGGCGGAGCGACCATTGCCATCATCGGCTGCGGCTTAGACGTCTACTATCCAAAGGAAAACCAAAAACTCCAAGACTATCTAGCGAAAAACCACCTCATCTTATCAGAGTATGAAGCAGGTAGCCAGCCGCTCAAATATCATTTTCCAGAGCGCAACCGTATCATCGCTGGTCTTTGTCAAGGGCTCATCGTCTGTGAAGCTCGCATTCGCTCAGGCAGTCTCATCACTTGTGAGCGAGCGTTAGAAGAAGGGCGGGACGTCTTTGCCATTCCTGGTAATATCCTAGATGGTGTCTCTGATGGCTGTCATCATCTTATCCAAGAGGGGGCCAAGTGCATTACCTCAGGCTCTGACGTGCTTTTAGAGTATCCATTTGCTTAG
- a CDS encoding GntR family transcriptional regulator, giving the protein MVPAYIRIHDVIKKEIEEENWKIGERLPSERDLADRFSVSRMTLRQAISLLVDEGILERRVGSGTFVASKRVQEKMSGTTSFSDIIKGQGKTPSSRLLSYKRKLADKTEREKLQLTDESAYVIQMERVRYADGVPLVYEVASIPEELIKHIARKDITKQFFKALTSHGYEIGKSSQTISARNASERIAEILQTKRGSALLTLVQVSYFKDGTPFEYVHSQYVGERFEFYLENQG; this is encoded by the coding sequence ATGGTACCAGCTTATATTAGGATACATGATGTTATCAAAAAAGAGATTGAGGAGGAAAATTGGAAAATCGGTGAGCGTCTGCCAAGTGAGCGAGATTTGGCGGATAGGTTTTCTGTCAGTCGGATGACGCTACGTCAAGCCATTTCACTTTTGGTGGACGAAGGCATCTTAGAGCGTCGTGTGGGCAGTGGCACTTTTGTCGCTAGCAAGCGAGTGCAGGAAAAAATGTCCGGCACGACCAGCTTTTCTGATATTATCAAAGGACAGGGCAAAACGCCCTCTAGTAGACTGCTGTCTTACAAGCGAAAATTGGCGGACAAGACTGAACGTGAAAAGCTGCAATTGACGGATGAGTCTGCCTATGTCATCCAGATGGAGCGGGTGCGCTATGCGGACGGTGTGCCTTTGGTTTATGAGGTTGCTTCCATCCCGGAAGAGTTGATTAAACATATCGCACGCAAGGACATTACTAAGCAATTTTTCAAGGCGCTGACCAGTCATGGCTATGAGATCGGCAAGAGCAGCCAGACGATTTCAGCTCGCAATGCCTCAGAGCGTATTGCAGAAATTTTACAAACTAAGCGAGGGAGCGCCCTCTTGACCTTGGTGCAGGTCTCCTATTTCAAGGATGGCACGCCTTTTGAGTATGTGCACAGCCAATATGTCGGTGAGCGCTTTGAGTTTTATTTGGAAAACCAAGGATAG
- a CDS encoding pneumococcal-type histidine triad protein has translation MKKKYVIPTITTLSVVTIGVCAYQLGRYQAQESHVENNRISYVNSGKSKKHKIVSDTKGKTPDEVSKEEGISAEQIVIKITDDGYVTSHGDHYYYYNGKVPYDAIISEELIMNDPSYVFKQEDVVNEVRDGYIIKVNGKYYLYLKEGSKRVNVRTKAQIEEQQEEAKAEVAGKGHHKHGSKSTQQVSKAVKQARAQGRYTTDDGYVFSPTDVIDDLGDAFLVPHGNHFHYIPKSDLSASELSAAQAYWNGLSGRAKQTHQAQTIFRKTDSTSKATSQLPSSTTHFAPTIPQGHAWHTSQTTQTTHHSQTSAPSTTHTSTQAQSQKEQPQSNNSTSLTALLNQLYAQPLTSRHVEADGLVYDPQKVIRFTATGAVIPHGDHYHFIPYSQMSDLEAQITRLLASGAKADSKISANHTQNTKSESQTNTSTNTSKSTSTLIPNNIKKSAQGSDGKPYTTSDGYTFSIDSVTDVVDQAIIAKHGDHLHYIRWEDLEDSELDAIREKFKDQKTTKTAHYPANIEAIKPELKMPLKDLPSDLYYVIAATPQGFVQPHYDHYHVISYDWLEKDVIATIKYMLAHPELKPTPTREVLRQQAETYKMDFKTLEDKINDISERYDVSPAHMTFLQDKRQVRLTDKNGKEQTVDIETGAPLSYLQDDTIALSGKSSQDMTNILDRFAKDYGMSAEALNEKLTDIALEYKISYASMSLHADGHVTFQANGKDVSLNLKANTETTTPKTADTQTDKITQLAQQYSYSRETMSDKINQLTSKYQVTLDAIHFEANKQATITQTNGNKVTVNLDTLAEVTSTTKPSDTKTSTQASTDSSSSSKVDFPMAKPKPFGETDDSDTDSSSQTTTSSSEAEATSEE, from the coding sequence GGTGTCTGTGCTTACCAGCTTGGGCGCTATCAAGCACAAGAAAGCCACGTTGAAAACAATCGCATTTCCTATGTCAATAGTGGCAAATCAAAGAAACATAAAATCGTCTCTGACACCAAGGGCAAGACACCTGATGAGGTCAGCAAGGAAGAGGGTATTTCAGCAGAGCAGATTGTCATCAAAATCACTGATGACGGTTATGTGACCTCACACGGCGACCATTATTACTATTATAATGGTAAGGTCCCCTATGACGCTATTATCAGCGAGGAGCTGATTATGAACGACCCGTCCTATGTCTTTAAGCAGGAAGATGTGGTCAATGAAGTGAGAGATGGCTATATTATCAAGGTAAATGGTAAATACTACCTCTATCTCAAGGAGGGCAGCAAGCGGGTCAATGTCCGCACCAAGGCTCAAATCGAAGAGCAACAAGAAGAAGCAAAAGCAGAAGTAGCTGGTAAAGGACACCACAAGCACGGCAGCAAATCCACACAGCAAGTGAGCAAAGCTGTTAAACAAGCCAGAGCGCAAGGGCGCTATACGACTGACGACGGTTACGTTTTTAGTCCGACAGATGTCATCGATGACTTGGGAGACGCTTTCCTAGTGCCACATGGCAATCATTTCCACTATATTCCAAAGTCAGATCTGTCTGCTAGCGAGCTGTCAGCCGCTCAAGCTTACTGGAACGGGCTTTCTGGACGAGCTAAGCAAACACACCAAGCGCAGACTATTTTTAGAAAAACAGATAGTACGTCTAAAGCAACATCGCAATTGCCGTCCTCAACGACACACTTTGCACCAACTATTCCGCAAGGGCACGCTTGGCATACAAGCCAAACTACGCAGACGACACATCATTCACAAACAAGTGCGCCATCTACGACCCACACAAGTACCCAAGCGCAGAGTCAAAAAGAGCAGCCACAGTCTAACAACTCGACGTCTCTAACTGCTCTCCTCAATCAACTCTACGCTCAGCCATTGACCTCCCGTCACGTTGAAGCTGATGGTCTCGTCTACGATCCGCAAAAGGTTATCCGCTTTACCGCAACAGGGGCGGTCATTCCACATGGCGACCACTATCACTTTATCCCTTACAGCCAAATGTCAGACCTAGAAGCGCAAATCACACGCCTTCTCGCCTCTGGAGCAAAAGCTGATAGCAAGATAAGCGCAAATCACACACAAAACACCAAGTCCGAAAGCCAAACCAACACCTCTACAAACACCAGCAAATCAACAAGCACCCTCATCCCAAACAATATCAAAAAGTCTGCTCAAGGTAGCGACGGCAAGCCTTACACAACATCTGATGGCTACACCTTTAGCATTGACTCTGTGACAGATGTGGTTGACCAAGCCATAATCGCCAAGCACGGTGACCACCTGCACTATATCCGCTGGGAAGATTTAGAAGACAGCGAGTTGGATGCTATTCGTGAGAAATTTAAAGACCAAAAGACAACCAAGACAGCCCATTATCCCGCTAATATCGAGGCTATCAAGCCTGAGTTGAAGATGCCTTTAAAGGACTTGCCATCTGACCTTTACTATGTCATCGCAGCCACTCCGCAAGGCTTTGTACAGCCACACTATGACCACTACCATGTTATTTCCTATGATTGGTTGGAAAAGGACGTGATTGCGACCATCAAGTATATGCTAGCGCACCCAGAGTTGAAGCCAACGCCTACACGTGAAGTATTGCGTCAGCAAGCCGAAACCTACAAGATGGACTTTAAGACCTTGGAGGACAAGATTAACGACATTTCTGAGCGCTATGACGTCAGCCCAGCTCATATGACCTTCCTCCAAGATAAACGCCAAGTGCGTCTGACAGATAAAAATGGTAAAGAGCAGACTGTTGATATTGAAACAGGGGCTCCGCTCAGCTATTTACAAGACGACACTATCGCTCTTTCTGGCAAGAGCAGTCAAGACATGACCAATATCCTAGACCGTTTTGCCAAAGACTATGGCATGAGTGCTGAAGCTCTCAATGAGAAGCTAACGGACATTGCCCTTGAATACAAGATTTCCTATGCTAGTATGAGTCTCCATGCGGACGGTCACGTCACTTTCCAAGCAAATGGTAAAGACGTTAGTCTTAACCTCAAAGCAAACACAGAAACTACCACACCAAAAACAGCAGACACACAAACAGACAAAATCACACAACTAGCACAACAATACAGCTACAGTCGTGAGACTATGTCAGATAAAATCAATCAGCTCACAAGCAAATACCAAGTCACCCTTGACGCTATCCACTTTGAAGCCAATAAACAAGCCACTATCACACAAACCAACGGCAATAAGGTGACGGTTAATCTTGATACCCTAGCAGAAGTAACTTCAACGACTAAACCTTCTGACACTAAGACAAGCACGCAAGCAAGCACAGACAGCTCTTCTAGCAGCAAAGTCGACTTCCCAATGGCAAAACCAAAACCATTTGGAGAGACAGATGATAGCGACACAGACAGTAGTAGTCAAACAACAACAAGTAGCAGTGAAGCAGAAGCGACAAGTGAAGAATAG